CGGCTGAACGAGCTGTTTGCCACGCAGCCTGATCTGGGTGGCATTGTCGTCACATCCGGCACCGACACGCTGGAGGAGCTCGCCTATTTCCTGCACCTCACCGTGCGCGACGAGCGACCGGTCGTCGTGGTCGGATCGATGCGCAATCCGAGCACTGTCGGCTACGAGGGAACGGCGAATCTGCTGGAGGCGTTTCGCGTGGCAGCCTCTCCGGACGCACGCGGCAAGGGTGTGCTCGTCGTGCTGAACGATGAGATCAACTCGGCCCGCGAAGTGACCAAGACAGATGCGCTGAGGCTGCAGACGTTTCAGAGCAGGACCGTGGGCGTGCTTGGAGTGGTCGACGCCGACCGCGTCGTGTTCTACCGTGGCACCGTGAAGCGGCATACATCCCACAGCGAATTCGACGTGTCCAAGATCGCTACGCTTCCGCGCGTGGATGTGCTGATCGTGTACCAAGGCGCGCCAGGCGATCTGATCAAGGCGGCCGTCGACTTCGGCGCGAAGGGGATCGTGATCGCCTCGGCCGGCGCCGGTGCGACCAGTGGCACACAGTCGGACGGCCTGTCGTACGCGGCAGACAAAGGCGCCGTCGTGGTCACAACGACGCGCACCGGCAGCGGGAGAATTTCCGGAGGCCGGTCGATGGGAGCGTCTCCAGCAGCCGCCATCGGCGCGACTGCCGCTGCGCCGGCTGGCACCGGAGGGATCGGCACACCCGCCGGTGGGGGTGCACAAGCGACCGGCCCGGCCCAGGTTCCGCGCCGGCGGCGGGCGTTTGTCGGAGGCGAGGACCTGCAGCCCATCAAGGCCAGGATCCTGCTGATGCTCGCGCTGACCAGGACAAACGACCCTGCCGAAATCCAGAGGATGTTCCTCGAATACTGATCATCCGGTCCGGCACCGCATCGGCTGGCCCAGTCCCGCTGGTTTGCGCTAGAATGTCTATTCCATCGTCTGTGGGCCAGTAGCGCAGATGGGAGCGCGCGTGAATGGCATTCACGAGGTCACGGGTTCGATCCCCGTCTGGTCCACCAACCTTCGCTCCCTCAACGGGACGCCGAGCTTCGGCTGGTAAACCACCGTTCGAATGGGGGTGACGCTGACTCCGGCGAAGGTTGTCCACCGTAGCCCGTTCAATCGCAAGCGGCCGGGCAAAGGTGGACCTTCCCTGATTCAACCCGAGAACAGACACTCTCGCGCGAGCCGCAGGACTCTTCCACGTCGACGCGGCGGATATGTGAGCCGCAGAAAGACAAGGCCGTATGGATGTCTCTGATTGGCAGAAACGGGCAGGGTCGGTGATTGACGTCGGCAACCTGCCGTCGTTCTCTCTCAAGGGGCGGGGAGGCTTGGTCGGCAAGGTGGCCCTGGTCCTCCTTGTTGTGATCGGGCTCTTCTCCACCTACTACCAGATCGACCAGAAGGACGTCGGCGTCGTCCAGCGGTTCGGCAAGTATGTGCGAACAACCGCCCCGGGCCCGCACCTGAAGATCCCCTTCATCGAGAAGGTGACCAAGGTGCCGGTGCAGCGCCAGCTCAAGGCGGAATTCGGATTCCGGACGAAGGTGGCGGACGTGCAATCGACCTACGAGGAGGCCAGCCCGTCAACCCGGAACGAATCCCAGATGCTGACAGGCGACCTGAACGTCGCGGTAGTCGAATGGATCGTGCAATACAAGGTGAAGAACCCGAGAGACTACCTCTTCAACGTCCGCAACCTCGACTCCACAAGCAGGCGCACCGAGACCACATTCCGGGACATGAACGAGGCGGTGATGCGCGGGGTGATTGGCGACCATAGCGTCAACGAGGTGCTGACGGTGGGGCGCGAAATTGTCCAGATGGAGGCCAAGGCGCAGCTGCAGCAGCTCTGCGAGCGCTATGAAACCGGCATCCAGATCGATCAGATCGTGCTCCAGGACGTAAACCCTCCGGACAAGGTGAAACCGGCGTTCAACGAGGTCAACCAGGCGATCCAGGAGAAGGAGCGCCTCATCAACGAGGCGTGGGCGGACTACAACCAGACCGTGCCCAACGCGAGGGGCGAGGCCGAGCGCGCCATCCGCACGGCCGAGGGGTACGCCCTGGAGCGCGTCAACAACGCGCGCGGCGACGTGGCGCGCTTCGTCAACATCTATGACGAGTATCGCAAGGCGCCCGAGGTCACGCGCCGGCGGCTGTACCTCGAGACCCTCAACGACGTCCTGCCGAAGACGGGGCGCAAGCTCATTGTCGACGCGAACATGAAGGGGCTGCTACCGCTCCTGAACCTCGACACTATCAAGCAGGAGCCAAAACAGTGAAGGGCCCAATCATCGGCGTGATCGTCGTCGGCGGCCTGCTGGTCCTCTCGAGCTCGCTCTACACGATCAGCGAGACCGAACAGGTCATCATTACGCAATTCGGCGAGCTTGTCGGACCAGCGCACACTGATCCTGGCCTGCACATCAAGATGCCTTTCATCCAACAGGTGATCAGATTCGACAAGCGCTGGCTCGAGTGGAGCGGCGCACCCACCCAGATGGTCACGAAAGACAAGAAGTTCCTCGAGGTGGAAACCTACACTCGGTGGCGCATCAAGGACCCCGTCGTCTTCTTCCAGGTGGTCACCGACGAGACCAATGCGCAGTCGCGCCTCGACGACATCGTGGACGGCGAGATCCGCAACGTCGTGGCCAGCAATGACCTGATCGAAATGGTGCGCAGCACGGATCGCAAGTTCGCCGAGACCGAGGAGGTTGCCGACATGGGCACGGCCGAAGCGAGCCGGCCCATTACGATGGGGCGCGAGAAGATCACGCGGGCCATCCTCGAGAAGTCGCGCCCGCTGGTGGCCAAGTACGGCATCGAGCTGGTCGATGTCCAGATCAAGCGCGTCAACTACATCCAGGACGTCCAGCAGAAAGTGTTCGAACGGATGATCTCCGAACGGCGCCGCGTGGCAGAACGATCACGGTCGGAGGGCCAGGGCAAGGCGGCCGAGATCCGCGGACAGAAGGAACGCGAACTGAAGGGCATCCAGTCTGAGGCCTACCGCAAGGCCCAGGAAATCATGGGCAAGGCCGACGGCGAATCGACGCGCATCTACGCCGAGGCGTACAGCCGAGACCCAGAGCTCTACCAGTTCCTCAAGACGATGGAGACGTACAGGAAGACGTTCGCGCAGGACACGACACTGATCCTGTCGACCGACGGAGAGTTCTTCAAGTACCTGAAGCAGAGCCGATAAGGCGAGCGTAATCGTCTGGCGTGTCGATGTCGGCCCACGCGCCGTCGTCATCGACCGGCACGTCCAGTCGATCCTGTTCATGCGCGCGGACGACGGCCTTCGCTCCGAGGGCCGAGTCCGCGTGCCGCAATTCGTCAAACACCTCGCGCGCGAACAGCACAGGATGCCCGTGGCGGCCGTGGCTCACAGGACGCACGATTGGCGAGCGCGTGCGGCGGTAGGCCTCGACAACCGCGCGAATGGTACCGGGCAGTACTAGAGGCGCGTCCACCAGGCCGACAACCACTGCCACAACGCCTGGCGTGTCGGCCAGCGCCAGTCCCACCAGCAGCGACGAGAGTTGACCGTCGTCGCGTCGGGGATTCCGGACGACTCGGGCCGGGATCCGGCTGGCGGCCAGCGCCGAATCGATGGCATCACGTTCGGGGCCTGTGACAACGACCAGATCGTCGATTCCTGCGGCGACAAATGATCGAGCCAGCCGGGTGACAAACGTGTCAGGCCCAACTGGCAGAAGCGCTTTCGCACGTCCCATTCGCGTCGACGCGCCGGCGGCGAGAATGATGCCGATCACCATGGCGTGATTATGCTACACGCGCGGACGGGACGCGGTTCTGGACGCCGGTGCGCGCCATGTTTTGGAATTGCGACAATGCCGCCCTGAGGCCAGTCATGACCTCCCCGGCACGCCCTCAGGCGACCCTGCCCGGTAGGGCACCCGTAAATGTCGCTAAACGCTTGACTTCCAGTAGCGATGCCCCTACACTGGCGGCAATTCTCGACCCGATTGGCCTGCCGGGTCTTCGTCTGCAAGGCGAATGTGCGGCGGGCAGGTCGCTCGTGGGGGAGCCCCAGGACGATCCTGGGTAACATCTGTTCGGAGGAGCAGACTATGCAGACGGGCACAATTGCACGCCTTCTTATCGACAAGGGTTTCGGCTTTATCCGCGACGAGGCCGGCCTCGAGCACTTCTTCCACCGGAGCGCCGTCAGGGGCGCGGTTTTCGAACTGTTGCGCGAGGGCCAGCGCGTGGAGTTTGTGGTTGAGGAGTCGCAAAAGGGACCGCGCGCGGGTGACGTTCGTTTGATCGAGGGATAGCGTTCTTTCCGATCGGCCGGTCCTGCGGTTTGTCCGGGACCGGCCGCGTCGCTCGTTCTGGTCGCGCGTCGTGAAAGCTGCTGCTGGCGCCCCTCCTGCGGGAGACTCGTCCGGCGACCCTCCAGCGCGTCGAATCTACCGACTCGCCATCCGCCCCGCTCCTGGTGGATCGTCTGAGATCTGTGCGGCCATTGCCAAAGCCGGCGTCAAGTCCGAAAATGAGAGTGGCAGATAACGAGATGAGGTCCGCGCGCTCTCTGGAACGGAAGCGAACGGGGCCCGGTGGCCCTCCCGGTCTTCAAAATCGGTCGCTCCCCGCTACCCGCGGGGGGGCTGGGTTCGACTCCCAGGCGCTTCCGCCAGCCTTCGCGATCCTTCCGGCTCGCTTTCTTCCTCAGGATCGCTTCGGCTGGCGAGCCAGAGACACGCGAAGGCTGTCGCGCCGAAGCTCGCTGGG
This Acidobacteriota bacterium DNA region includes the following protein-coding sequences:
- a CDS encoding asparaginase; protein product: MTFLRRRLVVVYLGLLLAAAASATAAELPRVKLVATGGTISNRVGSRLTASELVTMIPDVQRFARPEFEQFSNVASSEITLDQWLALARRLNELFATQPDLGGIVVTSGTDTLEELAYFLHLTVRDERPVVVVGSMRNPSTVGYEGTANLLEAFRVAASPDARGKGVLVVLNDEINSAREVTKTDALRLQTFQSRTVGVLGVVDADRVVFYRGTVKRHTSHSEFDVSKIATLPRVDVLIVYQGAPGDLIKAAVDFGAKGIVIASAGAGATSGTQSDGLSYAADKGAVVVTTTRTGSGRISGGRSMGASPAAAIGATAAAPAGTGGIGTPAGGGAQATGPAQVPRRRRAFVGGEDLQPIKARILLMLALTRTNDPAEIQRMFLEY
- the hflK gene encoding FtsH protease activity modulator HflK, which gives rise to MDVSDWQKRAGSVIDVGNLPSFSLKGRGGLVGKVALVLLVVIGLFSTYYQIDQKDVGVVQRFGKYVRTTAPGPHLKIPFIEKVTKVPVQRQLKAEFGFRTKVADVQSTYEEASPSTRNESQMLTGDLNVAVVEWIVQYKVKNPRDYLFNVRNLDSTSRRTETTFRDMNEAVMRGVIGDHSVNEVLTVGREIVQMEAKAQLQQLCERYETGIQIDQIVLQDVNPPDKVKPAFNEVNQAIQEKERLINEAWADYNQTVPNARGEAERAIRTAEGYALERVNNARGDVARFVNIYDEYRKAPEVTRRRLYLETLNDVLPKTGRKLIVDANMKGLLPLLNLDTIKQEPKQ
- the hflC gene encoding protease modulator HflC; this encodes MKGPIIGVIVVGGLLVLSSSLYTISETEQVIITQFGELVGPAHTDPGLHIKMPFIQQVIRFDKRWLEWSGAPTQMVTKDKKFLEVETYTRWRIKDPVVFFQVVTDETNAQSRLDDIVDGEIRNVVASNDLIEMVRSTDRKFAETEEVADMGTAEASRPITMGREKITRAILEKSRPLVAKYGIELVDVQIKRVNYIQDVQQKVFERMISERRRVAERSRSEGQGKAAEIRGQKERELKGIQSEAYRKAQEIMGKADGESTRIYAEAYSRDPELYQFLKTMETYRKTFAQDTTLILSTDGEFFKYLKQSR
- a CDS encoding nucleotidyltransferase family protein; translation: MVIGIILAAGASTRMGRAKALLPVGPDTFVTRLARSFVAAGIDDLVVVTGPERDAIDSALAASRIPARVVRNPRRDDGQLSSLLVGLALADTPGVVAVVVGLVDAPLVLPGTIRAVVEAYRRTRSPIVRPVSHGRHGHPVLFAREVFDELRHADSALGAKAVVRAHEQDRLDVPVDDDGAWADIDTPDDYARLIGSASGT
- a CDS encoding cold shock domain-containing protein, with translation MQTGTIARLLIDKGFGFIRDEAGLEHFFHRSAVRGAVFELLREGQRVEFVVEESQKGPRAGDVRLIEG